Proteins encoded together in one Anguilla anguilla isolate fAngAng1 chromosome 9, fAngAng1.pri, whole genome shotgun sequence window:
- the abhd10a gene encoding abhydrolase domain containing 10, depalmitoylase a isoform X1 produces the protein MAAAVLRSWGRVVLKIGPRGAACLTPRASGGLRQKSTVQFATRPDQPKLAYRKVKGKSPGVVFLPGFSSNMSGHKAEALEEFCRSLGHSYLRFDYTGCGASEGVLAECTVGSWKRDVLYVLDELVDGPQILVGSGMGGWLMLLAAIARPEKISALVGISTAADHFVTAFKSLPLEARKEVEEKGEWTVATKLNEEGSYTLSMDFLHEAENHCVLQCPIPVTCPVRLIHGLKDLDIPWHISMQVAERVLGSDVDVILRKHGQHRMGEKDDIKLIVYTIDDLIDKLTTLV, from the exons ATGGCAGCGGCTGTGCTGAGGAGCTGGGGGAGAGTTGTGCTGAAAATAGGACCGAGAGGAGCCGCTTGTCTTACGCCTCGGGCCTCCGGAG GTCTCAGGCAAAAGTCTACAGTGCAGTTTGCGACACGGCCAGACCAGCCAAAGCTGGCCTATCGGAAGGTGAAGGGAAAGAGCCCGGGCGTGGTCTTCCTCCCAGGCTTCTCCTCCAACATGAGTGGGCATAAAGCAGAGGCACTAGAGGAGTTCTGCAGGTCTTTAGGCCACTCCTACCTGAG gTTTGATTACACGGGCTGTGGGGCGTCGGAGGGCGTGTTGGCCGAATGCACAGTCGGCAGCTGGAAGAGAGATGTTCTGTATGTGCTGGATGAACTTGTGGATGGTCCACAG ATCCTGGTGGGCTCGGGTATGGGCGGCTGGCTCATGCTCCTGGCAGCCATCGCCCGTCCAGAGAAGATCTCGGCCCTGGTGGGCATCTCCACCGCAGCCGATCACTTTGTCACAGCCTTCAAGTCGCTTCCTTTAGAG GCGaggaaggaggtggaggagaaagGCGAGTGGACCGTGGCCACCAAACTCAACGAGGAAGGCTCCTACACGCTGAGCATGGACTTCCTGCACGAGGCGGAGAACCACTGCGTGCTGCAGTGCCCCATCCCGGTGACCTGCCCGGTGCGCCTCATCCACGGGCTGAAGGACCTGGACATCCCCTGGCACATCTCCATGCAGGTGGCGGAGCGCGTCCTGGGCTCGGACGTGGACGTCATCCTGCGCAAGCACGGACAGCACCGCATGGGCGAGAAGGACGACATCAAGCTGATCGTCTACACCATCGACGACCTCATAGACAAACTGACCACCTTGGTGTGa
- the abhd10a gene encoding abhydrolase domain containing 10, depalmitoylase a isoform X2 codes for MAAAVLRSWGRVVLKIGPRGAACLTPRASGGLRQKSTVQFATRPDQPKLAYRKVKGKSPGVVFLPGFSSNMSGHKAEALEEFCRSLGHSYLRFDYTGCGASEGVLAECTVGSWKRDVLYVLDELVDGPQILVGSGMGGWLMLLAAIARPEKISALVGISTAADHFVTAFKSLPLEVRKEVEEKGEWTVATKLNEEGSYTLSMDFLHEAENHCVLQCPIPVTCPVRLIHGLKDLDIPWHISMQVAERVLGSDVDVILRKHGQHRMGEKDDIKLIVYTIDDLIDKLTTLV; via the exons ATGGCAGCGGCTGTGCTGAGGAGCTGGGGGAGAGTTGTGCTGAAAATAGGACCGAGAGGAGCCGCTTGTCTTACGCCTCGGGCCTCCGGAG GTCTCAGGCAAAAGTCTACAGTGCAGTTTGCGACACGGCCAGACCAGCCAAAGCTGGCCTATCGGAAGGTGAAGGGAAAGAGCCCGGGCGTGGTCTTCCTCCCAGGCTTCTCCTCCAACATGAGTGGGCATAAAGCAGAGGCACTAGAGGAGTTCTGCAGGTCTTTAGGCCACTCCTACCTGAG gTTTGATTACACGGGCTGTGGGGCGTCGGAGGGCGTGTTGGCCGAATGCACAGTCGGCAGCTGGAAGAGAGATGTTCTGTATGTGCTGGATGAACTTGTGGATGGTCCACAG ATCCTGGTGGGCTCGGGTATGGGCGGCTGGCTCATGCTCCTGGCAGCCATCGCCCGTCCAGAGAAGATCTCGGCCCTGGTGGGCATCTCCACCGCAGCCGATCACTTTGTCACAGCCTTCAAGTCGCTTCCTTTAGAGGTGAG gaaggaggtggaggagaaagGCGAGTGGACCGTGGCCACCAAACTCAACGAGGAAGGCTCCTACACGCTGAGCATGGACTTCCTGCACGAGGCGGAGAACCACTGCGTGCTGCAGTGCCCCATCCCGGTGACCTGCCCGGTGCGCCTCATCCACGGGCTGAAGGACCTGGACATCCCCTGGCACATCTCCATGCAGGTGGCGGAGCGCGTCCTGGGCTCGGACGTGGACGTCATCCTGCGCAAGCACGGACAGCACCGCATGGGCGAGAAGGACGACATCAAGCTGATCGTCTACACCATCGACGACCTCATAGACAAACTGACCACCTTGGTGTGa
- the abhd10a gene encoding abhydrolase domain containing 10, depalmitoylase a isoform X3, with product MAAAVLRSWGRVVLKIGPRGAACLTPRASGGLRQKSTVQFATRPDQPKLAYRKVKGKSPGVVFLPGFSSNMSGHKAEALEEFCRSLGHSYLRFDYTGCGASEGVLAECTVGSWKRDVLYVLDELVDGPQILVGSGMGGWLMLLAAIARPEKISALVGISTAADHFVTAFKSLPLEVRQISSPLLYTVIMNIGNNEYHVCSLMHVHMVILVSLNERPTKIEMPSCFSCVGGHASVTVGCIPHLHDKCYFKSCQLILLNLQ from the exons ATGGCAGCGGCTGTGCTGAGGAGCTGGGGGAGAGTTGTGCTGAAAATAGGACCGAGAGGAGCCGCTTGTCTTACGCCTCGGGCCTCCGGAG GTCTCAGGCAAAAGTCTACAGTGCAGTTTGCGACACGGCCAGACCAGCCAAAGCTGGCCTATCGGAAGGTGAAGGGAAAGAGCCCGGGCGTGGTCTTCCTCCCAGGCTTCTCCTCCAACATGAGTGGGCATAAAGCAGAGGCACTAGAGGAGTTCTGCAGGTCTTTAGGCCACTCCTACCTGAG gTTTGATTACACGGGCTGTGGGGCGTCGGAGGGCGTGTTGGCCGAATGCACAGTCGGCAGCTGGAAGAGAGATGTTCTGTATGTGCTGGATGAACTTGTGGATGGTCCACAG ATCCTGGTGGGCTCGGGTATGGGCGGCTGGCTCATGCTCCTGGCAGCCATCGCCCGTCCAGAGAAGATCTCGGCCCTGGTGGGCATCTCCACCGCAGCCGATCACTTTGTCACAGCCTTCAAGTCGCTTCCTTTAGAGGTGAGGCAAATCTCTTCACCGCTACTGTATACTGTGATTATGAACATAGGCAACAATGAATACCATGTTTGTTCACT TATGCACGTTCACATGGTGATCCTTGTTTCTTTGAATGAAAGGCCAACAAAAATTGAAATGCCCAGCTGCTTTTCATGTGTGGGAGGGCATGCTTCTGTAACTGTTGGTTGCATTCCACATTTGCACGACAAATGCTACTTTAAGAGCTGTCAGTTAATTTTATTaaacttacaataa